TTTGGGGAGGGTGTCTGGAGGGTactcatcggggtggtacagatgcaggggaggtggggcttgtcagggtgagggttcgatgggcctgcttaacagaggagccccagcttctgccaaggggATGCCGCATGCTGGGCTtcagcttccccccgccccagcttcccccatcctcttctcttccccatcatGATCCTATACaccttccccaccgctccatctcctccccaggcttggggggcaggagcgAAGCGGGTTGGGGCCGGGTAGCTCCACTTCCTACCGcacggggcggcgggaagtgtaatgacccggccccagcccgctccgctgtgctcccctggctcccagactttggaggagggggaaccgccccccagcactcaccggcggcgcggctgggaaccggcggagcaggctggggccgggtcgctccacttcccgccacccgGTGAGTGCAGAGTGGGCCCGactcctgctgcagtcccccaggaTGCGTAACTCAggggagggagcttgggggggaagaggcggagttggGAGCAGGGCTAGGAAGAGGTGAAGCAGGGGCAGGGGTAGCTTTCCTGGCCGGATTAGCTGGCCGGGGGATCGGGCtagccggggccccttctgactctGGGTGTGGCGCCATGGTAAACTTGGTACTGAAGGGTGCATCAGGGCCCTGAGCTTAGTGCCCCCATATCTAACTGGGGTgaaatgggaagaggtggggcccaGCCCACATGATTTACCAGGGCCCCAAATTTCTTCCTCTGGGCCTTTCTATGGGTGTAGACCGCATGCACCTGGCAATAACTGAATTTACAATATGAATTTCCACCACTGAACTACAGACACACTGCTTGTAACGTATTGCACTTTATGAAATGTTCCTGAAATGTGTATTTATTTAGTAAAAAGTATCTGATATGTGTAATCTGACCTACTAGTGGCATCATGTCTCTAAATGTGCTGTTTGTTCTGTTAGGCATAGGAAGCAAATTGCTTGCAGCTTATTTTAAGTAATCTAGTTATATTTGTGAATTATGTTGTTTGCGATGTGTATCAACAATGTTCTAATCTCATTTATATTGTAAGTTTAAGAGCGTTGTATGGGCTTTACCCTGAAAGATTATTATAAAaattgcattgtgggattccatATTCATTGTGTCTCACTGATTTCTAATGTGGATGTGCTGGGtttgcaaataaaaatgtttgattcccccccgcccccaaatggCACGTTTTCAAACTCAGGCTAGGATGTGAGACTCAGGTTGGACTATTTCCATCTTGTGTATCATTACCAGTGACTCAGGTTCTGGAGCCCAGATTAAATGCTCAGTTATAAGCATGCTGAATTTCTACTCCACAGTCATTGATTTAAATTTACTGAAAGTCACAATGTACTCTGAGGCCAAAGACCTAGACCTGATCAATTTGAAACTATAACAGATTGAAACAAATATAGTTCGTGGGGAGACTGAAGGACTGGAATTACTGGAGAAGAGGGTTGATTGGTGCAGGATAAGAGCTCTTTATAAAGTCTTTTGAGATAATTATGGATTTCCCAAACTGAGCACGCACATGTGCCTGTACTGATACCATTAAGTCTAGGCTTTACCAAAATTAGCATTGCATGTGCCTGATAGGCACACTTCAAAGAGACGATAACTTTGAAAGTCAATCTGATacaatgtatgtatatatatttttccaaatTTAGTGAAAGGCTCATTCCAGGCCATATTTTATCTTTCATACTTCAGCCACTTTTACAGTAGCTCTGTAAAAAGAAGTGCATcctcaattttaatttaaaaaaatagctgaaGGGATTTCTAAAGCTAAAAAGTTCACTGGCGGACAGAAACAAAGCAGTGGCAAGTTTTAATCTGAAAAGGTGAATTATTGGAAAGTACTCTAGTATTTGCTATCAAGTACCACATGCtcttaattttcatttttaaaaaaaatcacaaaaacccTACACTAAACTCTGCCCTGCGCTTTCCAGTCTCTTCCCTCTTCCTCAGCCCACAAACTTTATGTATTTTCGTCATTTCCACTAGTGTCATAGTAACAGATTCTTCATTCTGACAACTAAATACTTGTCTTAAGTAATACTCTATAGACTTCTCTCCAATAAGGGTTAACCATTGCTGACTTGTGTTTAGCTAATCCACCTCATCTGGCCAGCTGTTACCCTGCAGTTCTCCTCTTAACCCCGTTCCCAGGGAGACCTGTTATAAGGAGCAGTctgcaaggagagagagaaaagcctgGATCCTAATAGTTTTATGCCataaatgttgttgttttgtagGAATGGTAAAGTATGCAGCCCAGCTAAGTGTCATATAGAGTCTGCTGGCTATCACTCTGACTTAAAATAGTTAGCAGTTAATTAACTATACATTTATGAATTTAGAAGGGAGAAGGTAGCAAAAATATAATTAAGTAGTTACTgaaattaacttttttctttGTAACTTAATGCTAaatctttctgtttgttttatcatAGATCATGCAGACACCTGTCTCTAGTGCTGTACACCTGAGTGAATGGCAGAAGAATTACTTTGCTATTACCTCTGACACCTGTACACCAGGACAGAAGGCAGATGGATACCGTGCACAGATTCTGCACATTCAGTATGCATGGGCAAACTCTGAGATCTCCCAGGTCTGTGCTACCAACCTGTTCAAAAAATATGCAGAGAAATACTCTGCCATTATTGACTCTGACAACGCAGAGACTGGCTTGAATAACTATGctgaaaacattttgactttggcAAGATGTCAGCAAAATGACAGTGACAAGTGGCAGTCCTCCTTGACAACAAGTAATGTGTTTGAATTAAAGAGTGTTCAAGAGTTGATGCAAGCTGGCAAAAAGTTCCAAAGCTCTCTGATGGCACCAGCAGATGCCTTTGTGGTAGTTGATAAGGAGGTCAGTGCCTCTGTTACTCCAGGTCTGCCTAAACTCAATGTGTGCAGCAGTGCTGTAGATACTGACCTCTGGGCTAGCTCATCAAAATGTATAAGTCAGGGACCAGATATTCTTGAGAGTCTCTCATCTTTGAAATGTCTTCAAAGTAGTGTGCCTTCTGTGACCAAAACTACAGATATACTTCCTGCCTCCTCTGCCTCTTTAAATGAACTGCCTAATACAGGTTTCTATGCAAGTCCATTATCTGGAAACAACAAAGCAGCAAGTAGCAGTTCTGTGAAACCCCCAAGTCATTTTGAGATTGGACAGAATTTGTCTTTTTCTAATCACTCCTCTCTTCCGGCAGGGTCTGGAAATCCaggaaaaaggaaaacattttataGCTCCAGTGATGAAAGCAACAGTACAAGTTCCAGCCTTGCTTCTTCCAAGCCCTCCATTAGTACAGAAACCAAGAACTTTGTAGGGAGTGGAAATGGGAGTGAAGAGAGCAATGGTTTTAAAACCGCAAAAGAACAGCTCTGGGTAGACCAGCAAAAGAAATACCACAATCAGCCTCAACGCACACCAGTCTCATCCTATGGTGGCATTAAAAAATCTTTGGGAGCTGGAAGGTCTCGGGGTCCATTTGGAAAATTTGTCCCTCCAGTGCCAAGACAAGATGGGAATGAAAATGGAGGACCGCAGTATAAACCTTATGGCGCTGGACCAACAGAGTCTTCATTTCCAGTGGATGAACGTTTGAAGAACATAGAACCAAAAATGATTGAACTTATTATGCACGAGATCATGGACCATGGACCTCCAGTGAACTGGGATGACATTGCTGGAGTAGACTTTGCTAAAGCAACTATAAAGGAGATAGTAGTCTGGCCTATGCTGAGACCAGACATCTTTACAGGGTTACGTGGTCCTCCCAAAGGAATTCTTCTCTTTGGCCCTCCTGGGACAGGTAAGACTCTTATAGGCAAGTGCATTGCGTGTCAATCAGGAGCTACTTTTTTTAGCATCAGTGCCTCTTCACTGACCTCCAAGTGGGTAGGTGAGGGGGAAAAGATGGTCCGTGCACTGTTCACTGTGGCACGATGTCAGCAGCCAGCTGTGATTTTCATTGATGAAATCGATTCTCTCTTGTCTCAGCGTGGAGATGGGGAACACGAATCTTCTAGAAGaataaaaactgaatttttaGTCCAGTTGGATGGAGCAACAACCTCGTCTGAAGACCGTATTCTAGTGGTGGGAGCAACAAATCGGCCGCAAGAAATTGATGAGGCTGCCCGAAGAAGACTGGTAAAAAGGCTGTACATCCCTCTTCCTGAAGCTTCAGCTAGGAAGCAGATTGTAACTCGTCTGATGTCAAAGGAGCACTGCTGTCTAAGAGAAGAGGAAGTTGAGCTCATAGTTAAAAAATCTGATGGATTTTCTGGGGCAGACATGACACAGCTCTGTCGAGAAGCTTCTTTAGGTCCTATCCGTAGCCTTCAGTCCATGGACATAGCAACCATCACACCCGAACAAGTTCGGCCTATTTCTTTTCTTGACTTTGACAATGCTTTCAAAACTGTGCGACCCAGTGTGTCTTCAAAGGATCTGGAACTATATGAAAACTGGAACCAAACATTTGGCTGTGGAAGATAACTGCATCTAAATTGTCATGCAgaagtttctttctctctctctgtctcacacattCACACATTAAGATCAGTGGTCATTTATAatcaagtttatttttgtttataataaTTCTTTGTAATAAAGCTATTTTAATAAATGTGATGACATTCATTACTGGATTGTATGCTGCTTCCTTGCCCTGAGTTCTGAAAATGAAATGCACTTCAGTGCAGAGAGTTTGCAGTAGGCTCTCAACCAGAGGATGTTGagaaggccaagacaataacagggttcaaaaaagaactagataaattcatggaggataggtccatcaatggctattagccaggatgggcagggatggtgtccttagcctctgtttgccagaaggtggaaatgggcaacgggatggatcacttgatgattacctgttctgttcattccctctggggcacctggcattggccactgtcggaagacaggatactgggatagatggacctttggtctgatccagtatggccattcttattgcATTTAACCTCCACAATTATTGGGAAGAGCAACCCACCCACATCAACCAATGGAGAGCacccacaaaacaaaaaagacccCAATATTATTTCTGTACAATACTAATGATTGTTCTTGTTAATAATCTTATGCAGTACAGTATGCAAATCTGAGATACTGGACATACATGCTTTAACCGTACAAATGGTAATTTATGATGTTCATAAAGTAGTTTGTTAAGTAACCATTCAAATACATTACAAAACAGTTTTCTCTGGTTCTGAGTCCTAAACAGTTGCAGTAGTTCAGATCTTGCACCCATGCAGAATAACTTTGAAGTGAGGACTTGTGCAAGTATGGGGTCCATATTAGCAGATCATTTGTAGGATTTCATCATAGTAACCAGAAGAATTCTGATATAATATACTTTGTGGTCATTGAACACAAAGGGGGTATTATTCTCATGTTTTGGTATGCTTTATTACACACGTGCTGTCTCCTAGTAAAAGGTATcaattggaattaaaaaaaaaaaaagcaatactggtaaatactgattttaaaaaggagCGTTTCTCTTGCATAGCCTGTGATTAACTATAATATCTGTATTTAATGTTTACAGTATCTCTCTGATTTATCTTCATTTGTTTTGGTGTGAGTTTAATTTTAAGATACAAATTACATTTAATTCCTTTGTTAAAACAAAGTTCTTCAAACTGAGTTTTTCTTCTACATCAGTGTGATAGTAGAAATTCTCTAAATATGGATAAATTACTGGTGATGCTTGGGTAAATTTTTAACGCCAACCTGGGAACTTAATTATGCAGGGGTATGAGACTAAAGAAAACATTGAGTTCAGAATAATTTtgagtggttttttgtttttgtttttttgtttgtttttttaagtttcttaAGGCGTgactacacttaaaacactatagcagcacagctgcaccactgtagcacttcagggTAGATAAGtgatctccaacctttttatgcccaagatcactttttgaatctaagggcaaccctcactctcccccaccctcactcactttcaccaggcagggggttggcatttgggaaggggtgcaggctctgggctgaggctgaggggttggcagtgtgggagggggctctgggctgagcctggggcaggggattggggtgcaggagggggtgcagggtgcgggctctggaaaggggctccaggctggggcacagtgttggggtgcaggaggaggtacgtggtgctggctctgggagggaggtaaggcctgggacttggggtgcaagaggggattcagggtgcagaagggggtttggggtgctggctctgggagggtgctgagggtttggggtgcaggagggggtatgggatcctggctccagagggggctcagggatgagggttggggtgcgCCCTCCCCCTGGGCACCACTTACCTCCAGCTGCTCCCGGTCAGTGGTGGCTGCAGCaaggctaaggtaggctccctgcctaccccggccccacaccgctcccggggtgggggtggcacatggctctgcgcgctgcccctctctgcaagcaccgccctcGCAGCTCTCCCGGCCAATGTAAGCTGCGGGcacagtgcttgcaggcaggagcagtgtgcaGGGAGCCCCCTACCCCTCTGGGCCGTGGGGCTGTGCTGGCCGCTTTAGGGAGTGGTGtggagccagggtaggcagggagtctgccttagttGCAGCCACACTACGCTGGAGATCGcaatcgactgggagatcctctacgATCAACCTACACCAATGGTAGGGATTCTCTCATCGATGTCGATAATCCAATTCCCCGAGAGGCGGGAGTctggttgacagaagaattcttccctctaCCTAGCATTGTGTACATGGGGACTtcggttggcttaactatgccactcgggtgtggatttttcacacccttgatcGACGTAGTTAaaaacttaattttctagtgtagaccagacctaagaatCACTATTGAGTGAAACATTAAAAATAGTTTAGAGAACTTActgtttgagattttttttatgcAGATGTGTACATAATTATAGTATTCTAAGACGTATTCATAGATctacatcattttaaaaatacattttaaatcattTCAAAATGCTCATGGTCAGTTACGTATACTTCTGATAAATATGCTTCCGAATGTATTTTTGTTGCTGACAAAATATGAAGAGTCTATTATTGTTTGGATGAAGGAGTCAGAAGGTTCTTCATGCAGACCTTCTCTGCCACTTTTTAGCATGCTGAATAAGAGAGGTGATAGAAAGATGTTCCACATATAGcattttgttagtttaaaaaaatcatacctaTTTGCCTTGCTATGTCACACCAACTCCTTTTTGTCCTAAGCTGAGAGTTCCCTTTCTGAAATATTACAGCTTCAACAGTGGGCtgaggctagagcaggggtcggcaacgttcggcacgcggctcaccagggtaagcaccctggcgggccgggccagtttatttacctgctgacgcggcaggttcggccgattgcggcccccaccggccgcggttcgccgtcccgggccaatgggggcgtcgagaagccgtggccagcacatcgctcgcccgcgccgcttctcgccgcccccattggcccgggacggcgaaccgcggccagtgggggccgcgatcggccgaacctgccgcgtcagcaggtaaataaactggcccggcccgccagggtgcttactctggcgagccgcgtgccgaacgttgccgacccctgggctagaggaaTACTGAATATATGGACTGAAATTTTTCCCATGTATACATTCGCTTTATTGCAGAAGTTCCCAAACTTTCTGTTAGTGTGGACCACATGGAAAAGTAATAGAGCATTTTAATGTGTTTTGACTGTCTTTTCAtgaatttagcagctggaaataaaGAATAGCCAGTATTGTGTGATCAGCTAACAATCTGTAGACCAAAGTTGAAGACCTCTGCTCTATCATATTTAACAAGGATTTCCATTTCCCAAGAGTtagtatagaccagtggttctcaaagccagtccaccacttgttcagggaaagcccctggcaggccgggctggtttgtttacctgccgcttccgcaggttcggccaatcgtggctcccactggccgcggttcgctgctacaggccactgggggctgcgggaagcggcgcgggccaagggatgtgctggccgcccttcccgcagtccccattggcctggagcggcgaactgcagccagtgggagctgcgatcggccgaacctgtggacgtggcaggtaaacaaactggcccggcccgccaggggctttccctgaacaagtggctgACCggctttgaaaaccactggtctagacaacCAAATTTGaactcatcttttaaaaaaaaaaaaaaaaaaaaaaaaattagtgtctCTCTATATATCACACATTTAACAAAGCTGCCAGGAGAGGACCTCCTCATGCCCAAGCATCTGCTCATTTGCCCTGTTTAGCAAAGAATTTCCATTCTGTTGTGGAGGAAAAGTAAATGGAAGCAATCATGGTCCTTTTCAAGTGCCTGTATGTTACTTGCTGAAACAAATATGGAAAGGTATTTTCTGAATTTGTGTCATTTTGAACATTTATAAAACTTCTAAAAAAGTCTGAATCGAGAAAACTGTAGTTGtattttaatgttctttttaatttattaagCATAAATGccctttttaatattatttttaaattacttcaATGTGGCTCTTCCTATCCCACTGAAATAACACACATCATGCAGCAGTAGCTGTGGGTTTTTGGTGGAACAGCTGTGTAAATGGCTTCATAAAAGTTTCATTGCTTTTTTGTGTGCATACAGAACTTATGCCCTGCATAAGACTAGTCTTGGGTTTTGTAATTTTTTCATAATAGGGAGGAAGAGATGTATACATTACATTATTTAACTATTTGATTTTTGTATACTTCATGTTTTAGAGCAAGGCAGAACATTGTCTAACTTAACAGTTATCAACTAAGTAATAAGAAAATTGCACAAGACAGAAGAAGCATTGTAATATTTAACACTGATTGACTAACTTAGTTAATTCTTTTTCTATAGCTAATTCTAAACTTGAATGAATGTATTCTGTCTCCATGAGATTAACCCATTTAAGTTTTTGAAAATACAGTCTGCCACAATGACAACTTTGAGAAGATCATTGCAATATTAAAGTCTCCCAGTTGTCTCCTGATAATTATGTGATTTAACAGAAGGGTCAAGAAGGTAGCATGGTTGTGCTACATAGATTTCATCTTAAAAAACTGGATTTGCTAGTGTGCCCTTCTTGTGTGTCATGGAACAGGGTTAAAATCCTCAAAATAAATTAGTGTGGGTGTAGAGGTTGGCACAGCACTGCAGATTTTTTTGTGTCAGCTAACCAAATTTCTGTACTGTCTTGTCTTGGAGTTGCTATGATGAATTGTCCATGTGAATGAAGACTTCTAGGTTAGCTGGAGCTCTGAAGGCTGCCCTTCACAGCTGTCATTGTCCCACATGGTGTCTGACTCAATGAATAAAAGTGTCCACCCTGTCGGATGGGATTGGAAATGAGTTACTCGTGTCATGGTTCATTCATTTTTTCCTGCAGTTCAAGATTGGGATCAGCCTTTTGAAAGGAGCATATTGTGAGATCTCGCCAATATATATCTTTATCACAGTATCTAGCCATACAGTATAAGCATAGTATCTTCTGGCTTGTGTATCTCAGGAAATAGTAAGGATAAAGTACACTCTCCCTCACACATACTGCTTTATCTCCATCAGCCAAAGAGTTGCTCTAAATGAATGGCTTTATGGTGTGGTCCAGTCCCATCAATATTTGTACCAACTGTTTAAAGAGTATAGAACTAAAAGTGTACTGGTGCATGCTGGAATTTGCAAAGAAGACACCCAACTCCAGTTAAAATGCCTTGAAAATCCCTTCCTTAAATTAATATTGGAATAGTGATATATGCATAAGACAAGATCTGtgcccccaaagagttcaaaCGCAAATTTAAACATATACTGTAGAACCTCATTATTTCACACTGACTGGGAGGTTCATTGAAAAGGTTTACGAATTAGTAACTAAACAAACTATATTTTGTTCATTTCAAGTTATTTATACTGATAATTATGCTGTATGTTTTATGTTTTTACAATTATGGTAATAGGTATACTAGTAAAATGTAGATATTTTGTGATGTTACAAAGTTTTTAGTAAAAAGACCAAGGCTCTGCTATTAAACCTTTGCTGGGATCAAAGATTTATATAAAAAATGTTTATGATAACATAGTGAGTAAATTGCTCCACACATTTACTGATGCTCAGTGGGTGATTACCATGACGGTGCcattatttttcacattttttaccTATATATTTTGGACACTTGTGAACCAAAACAAGGTAGAAACACATCAAGAGATGCAAATATTCTTTATGCTTTAGAATGCAGAATGCATCGTATTGCTCAACAGTCTTGAAGAAGCCTTGTATGAGACAAAATGTTAGCAGtgtacgtagggtgaccagatgtcccaattttatagggacagtccagatttttgggtctttttcttatataggctcctattacccctctaccccgtcccgatttttcacatttgctgtctggttaccctaactGTATGGAAATGCACCACTGCTGATTTGTTTTTGGCCAGCATGTGCGTTGACATGGTGAAAAGGAGCGTTAGATAATTTTGATTGCTTTCACTCTTTCATAAAGATGCAACTAATTTCCATATTTGTCCCACCCTCTTATAAAAATCTAGATGGGCTACTGACAACATTAGACACTTTGAAACTAGGGGGCGAGTAGACATAGCCCCATATGTATTTCGTGATCTACTGTTACTATGCCACCTAAAATGAAAGATTAAGCTACTAGTAACATAATTTCTTTCACAAAATACAGAAAATTGCAACAAAGTAGGGCATGATTGCAATTTAAGGGAAATGGTGCAGATAAATCCACTTTAATAGATCTGTTTCGTAGATGTAGAAACCTTAGTACTCATTTATTCCTTTTGGCTGGCTGACCTCAGTGAGAAGAAATGCAGGACTCTTCTGGTTTGTGGTTCAGTAGCGTTAGGTGTGcagtctttttatttttcctaaattgaagtaaatgattTCCACAG
Above is a genomic segment from Emys orbicularis isolate rEmyOrb1 chromosome 2, rEmyOrb1.hap1, whole genome shotgun sequence containing:
- the FIGNL1 gene encoding fidgetin-like protein 1, coding for MQTPVSSAVHLSEWQKNYFAITSDTCTPGQKADGYRAQILHIQYAWANSEISQVCATNLFKKYAEKYSAIIDSDNAETGLNNYAENILTLARCQQNDSDKWQSSLTTSNVFELKSVQELMQAGKKFQSSLMAPADAFVVVDKEVSASVTPGLPKLNVCSSAVDTDLWASSSKCISQGPDILESLSSLKCLQSSVPSVTKTTDILPASSASLNELPNTGFYASPLSGNNKAASSSSVKPPSHFEIGQNLSFSNHSSLPAGSGNPGKRKTFYSSSDESNSTSSSLASSKPSISTETKNFVGSGNGSEESNGFKTAKEQLWVDQQKKYHNQPQRTPVSSYGGIKKSLGAGRSRGPFGKFVPPVPRQDGNENGGPQYKPYGAGPTESSFPVDERLKNIEPKMIELIMHEIMDHGPPVNWDDIAGVDFAKATIKEIVVWPMLRPDIFTGLRGPPKGILLFGPPGTGKTLIGKCIACQSGATFFSISASSLTSKWVGEGEKMVRALFTVARCQQPAVIFIDEIDSLLSQRGDGEHESSRRIKTEFLVQLDGATTSSEDRILVVGATNRPQEIDEAARRRLVKRLYIPLPEASARKQIVTRLMSKEHCCLREEEVELIVKKSDGFSGADMTQLCREASLGPIRSLQSMDIATITPEQVRPISFLDFDNAFKTVRPSVSSKDLELYENWNQTFGCGR